The DNA sequence GTCGTGGCCCAGACCGACCCGGAGAAGGGCGCGCTGGGCTTCTCCCTGTTGGTCGTGGAACGCGGCATGGAGGGCTTCGAGCGAGGCCGAAAACTCGACAAGATCGGTCTGGACGCCCAGGACACGGCGGAGCTGTCCTTCACCGATGTGCGGGTGCCCGCGGCGAACCTCCTCGGCGAAGAAGGGCAGGGGTTCATCTACCTGATGCAGAACCTGCCCCAGGAACGCATCAGCATCGCGATCATGGCGGCGGCGGCAATGGAGGCCGTGCTGGACCAGACGCTGCAGTACACCAAGGAGCGCAAGGCCTTCGGCAAACCCATCGGCAGCCAGCAGAACAGCCGCTTCCTGCTGGCCGAACTGTCCACCGAGGCCACGCTCGTGCGCATCATGGTCGACGAGTTCATCCGGCTCCACCTCGACGAGAAGCTCACCGTCGAGCAAGCCGCGATGGCCAAGTGGTACTCCACCGAAAAGCAGGTTCACCTGATCGACCGGTGTCTGCAACTGCACGGTGGGTACGGGTACATGCGCGAGTACGACGTCGCCCGCGCCTACCTGGACGCGCGGGTACAGACGATCTACGGCGGCACCACCGAGATCATGAAGGAGATCATCGGCCGCAGTCTCGGCGTCTGAGCAGGTCGGAAACACGGCAGATTCTTGTGCTGGACCGGCGAGGTGGCTTGGTTATCGGGGTCTGCTGACGCACAGTGAACGGACGCGGTAACTTTCTCAGAATTTCTCGAGGGACGCACCGAGGACTTCGAGACACCGTCGCCGACCGCGGGGAGGATCAATGAGCCGGCAGCCGCTGGTGCGCCTACGAATGCTCGGTCGTGCGACGATCGCGGTGGTGGGGGTCGCTACGGCCTTCCTGCTGGCGCCGGTCGCCGTCGCCCAGCCCGAAGCCGAGGCCGATGGCGCCATCACCGCGGCGTGGCAGGCCAGCGGTGGCGATACCGGTCCGCTGGGCGCGAGAACCGGCGGCGTCTACCCCGCCGGCGACGGATTCGCGCAGAACTTCGTGTCCGGTGTCATGTTCTTCACCCCCCAGACCGGGGCGCACTACATGCAGGGCGCCATTCTGGAGAAGTACGAGTCGCTGGGCGGCGCCGCCGACAGCGACCTGGGCTTCCCCACGATCGACGAGGGTCCCGGGCTGGCTCCGGGCAGCCGCAACAGCACGTTCAGCGCGCCCGACAACCCGGTCATCTTCTGGACCCCCGAGCACGGAGCCCGCGTGGTGCGGGGGCCCGTCAACGCCGCATGGGACCAGCTGGGTGGATCGACCGGTGCGCTGGGCGTGCCCGTCGACGATGCCACCTACGACGGATCAGTGGTCAGTCAGGACTTCGCCAGCGGCGCGCTGTCCTACGACTCCAGCACCAAGACCTTCACCACCGAACCGCCGGAACTGGCCGATCAACTGACCGATCTGGCCGTCCCCGACGACCCGATTTCGGCGATCAACGCCGCGCGCCGCGCCGCGGGCGGTCCGCTGGGCCCGCTGGGAGAGGCCCAGGGGGAGCCGTACGAGATCGGCGACAACGGCTGGGGCCAGGACTTCGTCAACGGCAAGATCTTCTACACCCCCGAGACCGGTGCGAACGTGGTGACCGGGCAGGTGCTGGCGAAATACGAGAGTGTCGGCGGTCCGCAGGGTGATCTCGGGTTCCCGGTGACCAGCGAGAGGGACGGTGGGCTCGAGCCGGCGAGCCGGATGAGCCAGTTCGCCGCCGACGACGAACCGGTCATCTTCTGGACTCCCGACTACGGCGCTGTGATCGTGCGCGGCCCGTTGAATGCGGCGTGGCAGGAACTCGGCGGGGCGACCGGGGAGCTGGGAGCGCCGGTGGCCGATCAGACCCAGGACGGCGACGTCATCACCCAGCGATTCGCCAACGGATCCATTTCCTGGAACACCGCCTCAGGTCAGTTCAGTACCGACCCGGCGAGCTTGGCCTCCCAATTGGCCGGCTTGGAGGTGCCGGGCCAGGAAGCCCCGGCGGCTACTGCGACACCGCAGGCCTCCGACGCCGACGAGGGCACCGGATTCCGGTGGAGCTGGTGGTGGTTGTTGGCCATCGTTCCGATCCTGCTCCTGGTCGCCGTGGTGGCCTTCGCGGTGATGCGAAACCGCCGCCGAGACGACTCGTCCGACTTCGCCGACGGAGAGGACGACGACAGCAGGTATGTGGCCGCGCTCGCCGGGGAGCAGCGAGAAGAAGGGTACGGCGGCGAGGACGAGTTGTTCGGCGACCTGTACGCCCGCGAAGGCTTGGGCTCGCTGACCGCGGCACCCCCGTCATCGGAGAGCGCTCACGATGTCTCGACCCCGCTGAGCTTCTGGAGTACTGCCGGTGCGGGGCGCTCCGACGATGCCGAGCAGGAGGATCCCGACGCCGTCGATACAGCGCCGACGATGATCCAGACCCCCGACGAGGTCGCACCGCCTGGCGAGGTCGCGCCTCCTGTCGAGCCGGACGCGTACGAACCCGGTCCCGCACCCGCCGTTGCTGCAGGGTCCGATTTCAAGTCCGATTTCAAGTCCGATTTCGAGTCCGATTTCGAGTCCGATTTCGACGACGAGTTCGACGAGGACTTCGACGACGAGTACGACGACGACTTCGCCGAGGAGGACGCCATCGGCGAGCCCGATGCCAGCGACGAGGCCGACGCGATGAACCAGGCCGGCGCGATCTACGAGGCGGATCCGGTTGGCGGCACCGAACCGGCGGCGGATCGTGAGGTCTACGCCGACGAGGTGCCCCCGCCGGGACCTGTCTTCGAGCGTGATCCGTTGACCGATACCGGTCGGCACGCGCGGATCGATATCGACGAGCCGTCACCGCTGGGAACAGCGCTGCACATGGCGCTCGATGATCCACGCGAAGTGCCGGGCGGCTATCCGGTGAAGGCCGACACCCAATCGGGTCTGTACTGGGTGCCTGACAGCCCCGAGTACGGCGACGTGGTCGCCGAGATCTATTTCGCCAGTGAGGAGATGGCGCGCACGATGGGTTTCGTACGCGCCGGATAGTTCCGCCTCGTCACACCTTGCGGATGACGGTCACGACTTTGCCGAGGACCGCGGCGTCATTGCCCGGGATGGGCTCGAACGCCGGGTTGTGCGGAAGCAGCCACACCTGGCCGCGGGTCCGTTTGAAGGTCTTCACCGTGGCCTCACCGTCGATCATCGCCGCGACGATGTCGCCGTTGTCGGCGACGTTCTGCTGACGGACGACCACCCAGTCGCCGTCGCAGATGGCTGCATCGATCATCGACTCGCCGACCACCTTGAGCAGGAACAGCGAACCTTCCCCGACCAGTTCCCGCGGTAGTGGGAACACGTCCTCGACGGCTTCCTCGGCCAGGATCGGGCCACCGGCAGCGATGCGCCCCAGTACGGGGACGAACGTCGGTTCCGGGAGCGAATCGGAACCGGCCACGTCGGTGGTGACGACCGGCGTGGCCGCGTCGTCGGCACCCCGCACGTCGACCGCGCGGGGGCGATTGGGATCGCGGCGCAGATACCCCTTGCGCTCCAGCGTGCGCAGCTGATGGGCCACCGATGAGGTGGAGGTCAACCCGACCGCATCGCCGATCTCTCTGATGCTGGGCGGGTAGCCGCGGGTGGTGACCGATGTCCGGATCACCTCCAGGATGGTGCGCTGACGGTCGGTCAGGCTGGTGTCGCGGTCACGGGGTGCATCGGTGCCGGCCGTGCTGTCGCTGTCGTCGCTCATGTGCCCGAATCTAGACCGTCGCGGCGACAGAATCAAACATGTGTTCGACGCGTGTCGGGCCGAGGGGACTTGTCGGTGGGGTGGCCTAGCGTTCGCAACAGTTCGATCACATGTTCTATCCATCGAACACATGATCGACTATCGTTCGAACACAAGAGCGAATCCGAACCGCGAGGGAAGGGCAGTGAAGATGACGATCACCCCGGAATACGACACCTGGAACCGTCTGGACGCCGGGCCCGCGTACGAGGCGACGTGGCGACCCGCCGGCCATGCCACGCCCCGTGAAGTGCCGGGTGCGTTCCGTCCGCGCCGGCGCGCCGTATCCGCACACCGTTCGCGTCGCCCCGCCGGGTCGGCGACGCAGTATCGGGGCACCGGAGTGCTGCTGTCGCGGGCCTCGCATCGGCCGCGGCCCATCACGCCGTTCACCACAGTGCTGTTGGCGGTCGTCGCCGGCGCGATCACGCTGTGGCTCGGCCTGGTTGCCCAGGCGGGCGGTGTCGTGGGCGAGACCGCCGAGGCTCCGCCGAGCCGGCTGGCAGTGGTGCAGGTGCAGGCGGGGGAGTCGTTGCAGCAGATCGCCCAGCGAGTGTCGCCGGACGCCCCGGTG is a window from the Mycolicibacterium poriferae genome containing:
- a CDS encoding LGFP repeat-containing protein, whose translation is MSRQPLVRLRMLGRATIAVVGVATAFLLAPVAVAQPEAEADGAITAAWQASGGDTGPLGARTGGVYPAGDGFAQNFVSGVMFFTPQTGAHYMQGAILEKYESLGGAADSDLGFPTIDEGPGLAPGSRNSTFSAPDNPVIFWTPEHGARVVRGPVNAAWDQLGGSTGALGVPVDDATYDGSVVSQDFASGALSYDSSTKTFTTEPPELADQLTDLAVPDDPISAINAARRAAGGPLGPLGEAQGEPYEIGDNGWGQDFVNGKIFYTPETGANVVTGQVLAKYESVGGPQGDLGFPVTSERDGGLEPASRMSQFAADDEPVIFWTPDYGAVIVRGPLNAAWQELGGATGELGAPVADQTQDGDVITQRFANGSISWNTASGQFSTDPASLASQLAGLEVPGQEAPAATATPQASDADEGTGFRWSWWWLLAIVPILLLVAVVAFAVMRNRRRDDSSDFADGEDDDSRYVAALAGEQREEGYGGEDELFGDLYAREGLGSLTAAPPSSESAHDVSTPLSFWSTAGAGRSDDAEQEDPDAVDTAPTMIQTPDEVAPPGEVAPPVEPDAYEPGPAPAVAAGSDFKSDFKSDFESDFESDFDDEFDEDFDDEYDDDFAEEDAIGEPDASDEADAMNQAGAIYEADPVGGTEPAADREVYADEVPPPGPVFERDPLTDTGRHARIDIDEPSPLGTALHMALDDPREVPGGYPVKADTQSGLYWVPDSPEYGDVVAEIYFASEEMARTMGFVRAG
- a CDS encoding LysM peptidoglycan-binding domain-containing protein; its protein translation is MTITPEYDTWNRLDAGPAYEATWRPAGHATPREVPGAFRPRRRAVSAHRSRRPAGSATQYRGTGVLLSRASHRPRPITPFTTVLLAVVAGAITLWLGLVAQAGGVVGETAEAPPSRLAVVQVQAGESLQQIAQRVSPDAPVSEVVDRIRQLNELESVAVDAGQTLIAPVG
- a CDS encoding acyl-CoA dehydrogenase family protein, which encodes MEDITMGLGTDKAAPVIAYQRTLFEPEHDLFRESFRAFLERHVAPNHEQWEADKLVDRGVWLEAGKQGFLGMAVPEEYGGGGNPDFRYNTIITEEVTAGRYSGLGFSLHNDVTAPYLIRLANEEQKQRWLPKFCTGELISAIAMTEPGTGSDLQGIKTRAVKDGDHYILNGSKTFITNGIHSDLVIVVAQTDPEKGALGFSLLVVERGMEGFERGRKLDKIGLDAQDTAELSFTDVRVPAANLLGEEGQGFIYLMQNLPQERISIAIMAAAAMEAVLDQTLQYTKERKAFGKPIGSQQNSRFLLAELSTEATLVRIMVDEFIRLHLDEKLTVEQAAMAKWYSTEKQVHLIDRCLQLHGGYGYMREYDVARAYLDARVQTIYGGTTEIMKEIIGRSLGV
- the lexA gene encoding transcriptional repressor LexA → MSDDSDSTAGTDAPRDRDTSLTDRQRTILEVIRTSVTTRGYPPSIREIGDAVGLTSTSSVAHQLRTLERKGYLRRDPNRPRAVDVRGADDAATPVVTTDVAGSDSLPEPTFVPVLGRIAAGGPILAEEAVEDVFPLPRELVGEGSLFLLKVVGESMIDAAICDGDWVVVRQQNVADNGDIVAAMIDGEATVKTFKRTRGQVWLLPHNPAFEPIPGNDAAVLGKVVTVIRKV